One window of the Salvia splendens isolate huo1 chromosome 1, SspV2, whole genome shotgun sequence genome contains the following:
- the LOC121795520 gene encoding 40S ribosomal protein S21-2-like, which produces MQNEEGQNMDLYIPRKCSATNRLIMSKDHASVQLNIGHVDERGIYTGQFSTFALCGFIRAQGDADSALDRLWQKKKVEARQQ; this is translated from the exons ATGCAGAATGAGGAAGGGCAAAACATGGATCTTTACATTCCGCGGAAATG CTCCGCTACCAACCGTCTGATTATGTCCAAGGATCATGCTTCGGTACAGCTTAACATCGGGCATGTGGATGAGAGGGGCATTTACACTGGCCAATTCTCTACTTTTGCCCTATGTGGTTTCATCCGTGCCCAG GGTGATGCGGACAGTGCTTTGGATCGCCTCTGGCAGAAGAAGAAAGTTGAGGCCAGACAACAGTAG
- the LOC121793765 gene encoding heat shock factor-binding protein-like, which translates to MDGQDDAKQSTADMTAFVQNLLQQMQSRFQTMSGSIISKIDEMGNRIDELEQSINDLRTEMGQEGSASPSNPAKTGEEPKSGGDS; encoded by the exons ATG GATGGTCAAGATGACGCCAAACAAAGCACGGCTGACATGACTGCATTT GTGCAAAATCTTCTTCAGCAAATG CAATCGAGGTTTCAGACAATGTCTGGATCTATCATCTCTAAAA TTGATGAGATGGGTAACCGGATTGATGAGTTGGAGCAGAGCATCAATGATCTTAGGACCGAGATGGGTCAAGAAGGCTCTGCATCGCCTTCAAATCCAGCGAAGACTGGAGAAGAACCAAAGTCCGGTGGAGATAGTTAA